Genomic segment of Luteolibacter sp. Y139:
CGTTGCGGACGCGGCTTGAGGGGAAGGGGCATCATTTCTATTCGGAGACGGATACCGAGGTGCTGGCGCATTTGATCGGGGATCGTTACAAGGGGGATCTTTTCCAAGCGGTCTGTGATGCTTTGAGTCAAGTGGAGGGGACCTTTGGGATCGCGGTGATTTCGGCAAAGGAGCCGGGGAAGATCATTACGGCGCGGCGGGGTAGTCCGATTGCGATCGGGGTGGGGGAAGGGGAGACGATTGTCGCGTCAGATGCTTCGGCGATCATCGCGCATACGCGGCAGGTGATTTACCTGGAGGACAACGACATCGCGGTGGTGACAGCGGATAATGTCGATATCCGCGATCTTCATCAGGTGCCGGTGACGCGTGAGGTGAATGAGCTGGGCTTCGATGCGGCGGCGGCGGAGAAGGGTGGGTTCGCTCACTTCATGCTGAAGGAGATCCATGAGCAGCCGGATTCGCTGCGGAATGCGATCCGGGGGCGGCTGGATTTCAATCTGGGGTCATCGGTGCTCTCGGGCATGGGGACTTCGCCGCGTGATCTGGCGGAGATCCAGCGGGTGGTGCTGGTTGGCTGTGGCACTTCGCTGCATGCGGGTCTGGTGGGTGAGTATGCCTTCGAGGACATGGCGGATATTCACTCGGAGGTGCAGCAGGCGGCGGAGTTCCGGTATCGGAATCCGATCATTGGGAGCCGTGACCTGGTGGTGGCGATCTCGCAGTCCGGGGAGACGGCGGATACTTTGGCGGCTGTTAGGGAAGCCAATCAGAAGGGTGCCTTTGTGATGGGGCTTTGTAATGTGGTGGGTTCGACGATCGCGCGTGAGACTGGTCGTGGTGTGTATCTGCATGCGGGGCCGGAGATTTCGGTGGCATCGACGAAGGCGTTCACGTGCCAGGTGGCGGTGATGCTGATGATGGCGCTGAAGCTTGGGCGTGGGCGTCGTTTCTCTCGTGATGAGGGGATGAAGTTCGCGAAGGCGATCGAGGCGATTCCGGAGCTGGTGCAGAAGGTGATCGAGCAGAGTGACCGGATTGAGGCGATTGCGGCGCGCTATGCTGAGAACGAGCATGCGTTTTTCATCGG
This window contains:
- the glmS gene encoding glutamine--fructose-6-phosphate transaminase (isomerizing) — translated: MCGIVGYIGKASAPSVLISGLRRLEYRGYDSAGMAILEDGSIVVSKAPGKVSALNDKAHADWPAERFVRSSTGIAHTRWATHGPPTEANAHPHLDESGDIALVHNGIIENYRSLRTRLEGKGHHFYSETDTEVLAHLIGDRYKGDLFQAVCDALSQVEGTFGIAVISAKEPGKIITARRGSPIAIGVGEGETIVASDASAIIAHTRQVIYLEDNDIAVVTADNVDIRDLHQVPVTREVNELGFDAAAAEKGGFAHFMLKEIHEQPDSLRNAIRGRLDFNLGSSVLSGMGTSPRDLAEIQRVVLVGCGTSLHAGLVGEYAFEDMADIHSEVQQAAEFRYRNPIIGSRDLVVAISQSGETADTLAAVREANQKGAFVMGLCNVVGSTIARETGRGVYLHAGPEISVASTKAFTCQVAVMLMMALKLGRGRRFSRDEGMKFAKAIEAIPELVQKVIEQSDRIEAIAARYAENEHAFFIGRGPMYPVALEGALKLKEISYIHAEGYHAAELKHGPIALLQEGTPVIALANDIPGKDKTLGNVEECRARGARILGIITEGDHEAAEAMDDVIEIPACHPLVSTIPAAVALQLLAYHIANVRGCEIDQPRNLAKSVTVE